In Colwellia sp. PAMC 20917, a single genomic region encodes these proteins:
- a CDS encoding CPXCG motif-containing cysteine-rich protein, whose translation MNQLTKKRIGCPYCGETIKVLIDSADVDQQYIEDCQVCCKPIIFLVSESMDGDLDVNVYSEDDAF comes from the coding sequence TTGAATCAATTGACTAAAAAGCGCATAGGATGTCCTTATTGTGGCGAAACAATTAAAGTACTCATCGATTCAGCCGACGTAGACCAGCAGTATATTGAAGATTGCCAAGTTTGCTGTAAACCGATAATTTTTTTAGTTTCAGAAAGCATGGACGGTGATCTTGATGTTAATGTTTACAGCGAAGATGATGCGTTTTAA
- a CDS encoding substrate-binding periplasmic protein: MTLRCKIKLCFINILLITSWPLIADTYKVISYDPANPPHNISTIDQQGKATISGIFADMFHQIGEITGDTFVMVKMPAARAMLEFDLGRVDIEPGINPIWRSNSKEIGLYSIAYERVEEVIVFRSGDQFEVKGPRDLFGHKVGIVRGFTYPRFEASFTNNDINKVLNKSESLLIKQLLAERIDQIFISKSSIQYMKRHLPTLSDIVVGDVVSSVEVMMRVHPTKLELLPRLNKALQQMIDNKSIDKIIAKYQ, encoded by the coding sequence ATGACTCTACGTTGTAAAATAAAGTTATGCTTTATTAATATCCTTCTTATCACATCATGGCCACTCATCGCTGATACCTATAAGGTAATTTCTTACGATCCTGCCAATCCTCCACACAATATCTCTACAATAGATCAACAAGGCAAGGCTACAATATCAGGCATATTTGCCGACATGTTTCACCAAATAGGAGAAATTACCGGCGATACCTTTGTAATGGTTAAAATGCCGGCCGCTAGAGCTATGCTTGAATTTGACCTTGGCCGTGTTGATATTGAACCCGGAATTAACCCTATTTGGCGCAGTAATTCAAAAGAAATAGGTTTGTATTCCATTGCCTATGAACGTGTTGAGGAAGTGATTGTTTTTCGCTCTGGTGATCAATTTGAAGTAAAAGGACCAAGAGATTTATTTGGACACAAAGTAGGCATAGTTAGAGGCTTCACTTATCCTAGGTTTGAGGCATCCTTTACCAATAATGACATCAACAAGGTATTAAATAAATCAGAAAGTTTACTCATTAAGCAATTGTTGGCTGAACGCATTGACCAAATTTTTATCAGTAAATCCTCAATACAATATATGAAAAGACACCTTCCAACTTTAAGTGATATTGTCGTTGGAGACGTGGTGAGCTCGGTAGAAGTTATGATGCGTGTACACCCAACAAAACTTGAACTTTTACCAAGATTAAATAAAGCATTACAACAAATGATTGATAATAAAAGCATTGATAAAATTATTGCTAAATACCAATAA
- a CDS encoding LysE family translocator encodes MELLISTYMTEIIAVSTIAIFMAMLPGADFVMVTRTSIYNGRLSGLYMSLGMCLSVCIHASYSIAGLAVVIANSAWLFATIKYLGAAYLIYIAWQLLTTRDLLNNDHNNQTAAMSPFNAMRRGFTCNILNPKTSIFFLSIFTQVVSVDTPLIMQVSYGIIIMLAHFIWYSGVALLLSHPNIMPRFNRHKHKIDKVAGFILMIIAIKLILMNAV; translated from the coding sequence ATGGAGTTGTTAATAAGTACTTACATGACAGAAATTATTGCGGTAAGCACCATCGCTATTTTTATGGCTATGTTGCCTGGTGCTGATTTTGTCATGGTGACTCGCACGAGTATCTATAATGGCCGTTTATCGGGGTTATATATGAGTTTAGGTATGTGTTTATCAGTTTGTATACATGCTAGCTATTCGATTGCAGGATTAGCGGTTGTGATTGCAAACTCCGCCTGGTTATTTGCGACAATCAAATATTTAGGAGCGGCTTACCTTATTTATATTGCCTGGCAGTTATTAACAACACGTGATCTGTTAAATAATGATCACAACAATCAAACAGCAGCAATGTCGCCTTTTAACGCGATGCGTCGAGGCTTTACCTGCAACATCTTAAATCCGAAAACATCTATCTTCTTCTTAAGTATTTTTACGCAAGTTGTTTCTGTAGATACTCCGCTAATAATGCAAGTAAGTTATGGGATAATTATTATGTTGGCTCATTTTATTTGGTACAGCGGTGTGGCGTTATTGTTATCACACCCTAATATAATGCCTCGTTTCAATCGTCACAAACACAAAATAGATAAAGTCGCAGGATTCATATTGATGATAATTGCTATAAAGCTCATTTTAATGAACGCTGTTTAA
- a CDS encoding S8 family serine peptidase, with protein MRNNKRLALSAVALSILTVTSAASYASQAKINKVNKSGMESAQSTTLSFADWRAQQMLEKQDFTDRLIVKYKNKKNGKAIPPGLAKKAGLSLKHEKILKNGHHIISFGKEKNIKDVKTMINRMKKDSSIEFIEPDYKRFLMAQNQPWGIAQTQSDQLTDNDGANMTVCIIDSGYEQANPDLNANNASGTNNSGTGNWYQNGGSHGTHVAGTIAGVNNSEGVVGIMPNTNVNLHIVKVFNEAGWGYVGELSDAVDTCVNNGAKVINMSLGGAGSSVTEKNALQAAADSGVLLVAASGNDGNTTLSYPASYDAVMAVGALDSNNQHAEFSQYTPQVEISAPGEAVLSTVAGDGRLGFINLGSATYANDIVPQTHYIESGGSFVVSNVNSSANGVLASCTLSGSSYSCSNVAGNICLAERNDNQKGSNYPEINPAKACADAGASGVIVYSDSTRPGLQNPFLVDSTNAVSVPSVSVSRALGQQLLTQLGSAATLTVNGSQNYAYYNGTSMATPHVTGVAAIVWSNNIDCSADEVRSALKSTAIDLNVAGRDDKTGFGLVQAKAASDALAATCGGSVTPPPPPTGDDVLSNGTTKSGLASSTELSFTMEVPAGATDLTFNMAGGTGDADLYVKFGSAPTSSSYDCRPYAGGNSESCPISTAQAGTYYVKVVAYSAFSGVNLTGSFTEPTTGGGATGGSASLTDISVARQAWTYYTIDVPAGMATLDFTMSGGTGDADLYIRRGAQPTSSTYDCRPYKGGNNEACSFTSPVADTWHIGIYGYSAASGVSLDVVYNP; from the coding sequence ATGAGAAATAACAAACGCCTTGCACTCAGTGCAGTAGCCTTATCTATTCTAACCGTAACTAGCGCGGCAAGTTATGCGAGCCAAGCTAAAATTAATAAAGTAAATAAAAGCGGAATGGAATCTGCCCAATCAACAACATTAAGTTTTGCTGATTGGCGTGCACAACAAATGCTCGAAAAGCAGGATTTTACTGATCGTTTAATTGTTAAATATAAAAACAAGAAAAACGGAAAAGCAATCCCTCCAGGATTAGCGAAAAAAGCAGGCTTATCGTTAAAACACGAAAAGATTTTGAAAAATGGTCATCACATTATTTCTTTTGGTAAAGAAAAGAACATTAAAGATGTGAAAACCATGATCAACCGCATGAAAAAGGACTCATCAATTGAGTTCATTGAGCCTGATTACAAACGCTTTTTAATGGCGCAAAATCAACCTTGGGGTATAGCACAAACACAATCAGACCAATTAACTGATAACGACGGCGCAAATATGACCGTATGTATTATTGATTCTGGTTATGAACAGGCAAATCCTGATTTAAATGCTAACAATGCTTCAGGTACCAATAACTCAGGTACTGGAAATTGGTATCAAAACGGGGGGTCTCACGGTACTCACGTAGCAGGTACTATTGCTGGTGTTAATAACAGTGAAGGTGTTGTTGGTATTATGCCAAACACCAATGTAAATCTGCATATTGTTAAAGTATTTAATGAAGCGGGTTGGGGTTATGTTGGCGAGTTAAGTGATGCAGTTGATACTTGTGTAAATAATGGCGCAAAAGTTATTAACATGAGTTTAGGTGGTGCAGGTTCAAGTGTTACTGAGAAAAACGCATTACAAGCCGCTGCTGATTCTGGCGTATTATTAGTTGCCGCTTCAGGTAATGATGGCAATACCACATTATCTTACCCTGCTTCTTATGACGCTGTTATGGCTGTTGGCGCACTTGATAGCAACAATCAACATGCTGAGTTTTCTCAATACACACCGCAAGTTGAAATTTCTGCGCCTGGTGAAGCGGTTTTATCAACCGTTGCTGGCGATGGTCGCTTAGGTTTTATTAACTTAGGTTCAGCAACTTATGCTAATGATATTGTGCCACAAACTCATTACATTGAAAGTGGTGGTAGCTTCGTCGTAAGTAATGTTAATAGCAGTGCAAACGGTGTTTTAGCAAGTTGTACACTTTCAGGAAGTAGCTACAGCTGTAGTAATGTTGCTGGTAATATTTGTTTAGCAGAACGTAATGACAACCAAAAAGGCAGTAATTACCCTGAAATAAACCCAGCTAAAGCTTGTGCTGATGCAGGTGCCTCTGGTGTTATTGTTTATAGTGACAGTACTCGTCCTGGTTTACAAAATCCATTCTTAGTTGATTCTACTAACGCTGTTTCAGTGCCCAGTGTTTCGGTTAGTCGTGCGTTGGGTCAGCAATTATTGACGCAGTTAGGCAGTGCAGCGACGTTAACGGTTAACGGCTCTCAAAACTATGCTTATTACAACGGTACTTCAATGGCTACGCCTCATGTAACAGGTGTTGCAGCGATTGTTTGGAGTAATAATATTGATTGTAGCGCTGACGAAGTTCGAAGTGCATTAAAATCAACGGCTATTGATCTTAATGTTGCTGGCCGCGATGACAAGACAGGTTTTGGCTTAGTACAAGCAAAAGCAGCGTCTGATGCATTAGCTGCAACTTGTGGTGGTAGCGTAACACCACCACCGCCACCAACTGGTGATGATGTATTAAGTAATGGCACGACCAAATCTGGCTTAGCTTCAAGTACTGAACTTAGCTTTACAATGGAAGTTCCAGCGGGTGCAACAGACCTAACATTTAATATGGCTGGTGGAACAGGTGATGCTGATTTATACGTTAAATTTGGTTCAGCACCTACAAGTAGTAGCTATGACTGTCGTCCTTATGCTGGTGGTAATAGTGAAAGTTGTCCTATTAGTACGGCACAAGCGGGCACTTATTATGTGAAGGTTGTTGCCTACTCTGCTTTCTCTGGTGTTAATTTAACAGGTAGCTTTACCGAACCTACAACAGGTGGCGGAGCAACCGGTGGCAGTGCATCTTTAACGGATATTAGTGTCGCTCGTCAAGCATGGACTTATTACACCATTGACGTACCAGCTGGCATGGCAACATTAGACTTCACAATGAGTGGTGGTACTGGTGATGCTGATTTATATATTCGACGTGGCGCACAGCCAACATCATCAACTTATGATTGTCGCCCGTATAAAGGTGGCAATAATGAAGCCTGTTCATTTACCAGCCCTGTAGCAGACACTTGGCATATCGGTATTTACGGCTATTCAGCTGCTAGTGGCGTAAGCTTGGATGTTGTTTATAATCCTTAG
- a CDS encoding PEP-CTERM sorting domain-containing protein has product MNFLPLVLLTTALTLLTTTASASLILGTGTEALVGGDLTDPENDGLANSNVNYNAMFRSSIEPAFGNGESAFNVFDNILSSGNAKWCCDGGNVWVEADFGTNRYILDKFTLSSANDVPNRDSDQWSILGSNDGINYTSIYSYDVAGSSIWGATRFEVIQFSNADDYNVNTAYSIFRYQSTSVVSGNNHQLGEIEFFGTAAVNDSAVNVPEPTTLAIFALGLIGLASRRFKS; this is encoded by the coding sequence ATGAATTTTTTACCATTAGTACTATTAACAACTGCTCTTACTTTACTTACGACTACCGCCAGCGCAAGTTTAATTCTTGGCACAGGAACTGAGGCATTAGTGGGTGGTGATTTAACTGATCCAGAGAATGACGGTCTTGCTAATTCGAATGTAAACTATAATGCAATGTTTCGTTCTAGTATAGAACCTGCCTTTGGCAATGGAGAGAGTGCATTTAATGTATTTGATAACATTTTATCATCTGGTAACGCCAAGTGGTGTTGCGATGGTGGTAATGTATGGGTAGAAGCTGATTTTGGTACAAATCGTTACATTCTTGATAAATTCACACTTTCTTCTGCAAATGATGTTCCTAACAGAGATTCCGATCAGTGGAGTATCTTAGGCTCAAATGACGGAATCAACTATACGTCTATTTATTCTTATGACGTAGCAGGAAGCTCTATTTGGGGGGCAACACGCTTTGAAGTTATTCAGTTTTCAAATGCTGATGATTATAACGTTAATACGGCATATAGTATTTTCCGTTACCAATCAACTTCGGTTGTAAGCGGCAATAATCACCAATTAGGTGAAATTGAGTTTTTTGGTACTGCTGCTGTTAATGATTCTGCTGTTAATGTTCCTGAACCAACTACCCTGGCAATTTTTGCGTTAGGTCTAATTGGCTTAGCGTCGCGTCGCTTTAAGAGCTAA
- a CDS encoding RNA polymerase sigma factor → MKGNKFNKILEQHQQRIYSLALYILRDKHEAEDITQDVFTRLWNNIQQVDVEKVSAWLSTVTRNACIDKLRKRKEFSQVEEEHQVTQKHEEPAGNLQHQQLSRWLSEAIACLKEPYSSLIMLCDVQQNSQSIAAKSLNLTTSQVKVYLHRARRELRNNLKGYTHE, encoded by the coding sequence ATGAAAGGAAATAAATTTAATAAAATACTCGAACAACATCAGCAACGAATCTATTCGTTAGCTTTGTATATTTTACGTGATAAACATGAAGCGGAAGATATTACACAAGATGTTTTTACGCGTTTATGGAATAACATCCAACAAGTAGATGTTGAAAAAGTATCGGCTTGGCTATCTACGGTAACCCGTAATGCTTGTATTGATAAATTGCGTAAGCGTAAGGAATTCAGCCAAGTTGAAGAAGAGCATCAAGTGACACAAAAACATGAAGAACCGGCAGGGAATTTACAGCACCAACAATTAAGTCGTTGGTTAAGTGAGGCGATTGCTTGTTTAAAAGAACCCTATAGTTCGTTGATTATGTTATGTGATGTACAACAAAACAGCCAAAGTATTGCGGCGAAATCACTTAACTTAACCACCAGCCAAGTAAAAGTCTATTTACATCGTGCACGACGTGAATTGCGAAATAATTTAAAGGGGTATACCCATGAATAA
- a CDS encoding LysR family transcriptional regulator, with protein sequence MDTNKLIPLLSDMAILVTVVEQGNFSKAAIKLGVTPSAVSRQISRLEDALGIKLLQRTTRQLALTEPGTLTFNYCKQMMESAEQAVNASSSTTSTVSGLLRVAAPKSLANRVLRPLFVEFLKCYPDIQLHLKVTDRILDPIHDGVDFLIHINDNPIEALVNVKIARSEQVLCASPDFLANHPLPTHPDDLKNLPCLCLGENMSDSRWRFSQKNQQTSVQVTGSYLLNHSEMRRDAIEQGFGIGSLPDYIAQQGISSGKLIPLLEDWRLQGNYQGDICLQYVQSKYLPNKNRIFIDFMKQKLQEIQPHS encoded by the coding sequence ATGGACACAAATAAACTAATCCCCTTATTGTCTGATATGGCTATTTTGGTAACTGTCGTTGAGCAGGGCAACTTTAGTAAAGCGGCAATCAAACTTGGGGTAACCCCCTCAGCGGTAAGTCGCCAAATTAGCCGATTAGAAGATGCTTTAGGCATAAAACTATTACAACGCACTACACGGCAACTAGCGTTAACAGAGCCAGGAACATTAACCTTTAATTATTGTAAACAAATGATGGAGTCAGCAGAGCAAGCCGTTAATGCCAGTAGCTCGACAACATCAACGGTTAGTGGATTGTTGAGGGTGGCGGCACCAAAATCACTTGCCAATCGAGTATTGCGGCCACTCTTTGTCGAGTTTTTAAAGTGCTACCCTGATATTCAATTGCATTTAAAAGTAACTGACCGGATTTTAGATCCTATTCATGACGGTGTTGATTTCTTAATTCATATCAATGACAACCCGATTGAAGCTTTGGTCAACGTTAAAATTGCTCGCAGTGAACAAGTGTTATGTGCCAGTCCTGATTTTCTAGCTAACCATCCGCTACCAACACACCCCGACGATTTAAAAAATTTACCCTGCCTTTGCTTAGGTGAAAACATGTCAGATAGCCGGTGGCGATTTAGTCAAAAAAATCAACAAACAAGCGTACAAGTCACTGGTTCATATTTACTTAACCACAGTGAAATGCGTCGAGACGCTATTGAACAAGGCTTTGGTATTGGCTCTCTGCCTGATTATATCGCACAACAGGGCATTAGCAGTGGCAAGCTCATTCCACTTTTGGAAGATTGGCGGTTACAAGGCAATTACCAAGGTGATATTTGTTTGCAGTATGTACAAAGTAAATATTTACCCAATAAGAACCGCATTTTTATCGATTTTATGAAGCAAAAATTACAAGAAATACAGCCCCACTCGTGA
- a CDS encoding formyl transferase, whose translation MKILFLANKDLASNFALNKLLPEVCKHHDVHLWLSEKVGKSSVIPTPLKTLKFFEQDLFNQLLSPLIPNTKSNNNTYKNFDGFSVFLNSAIRDVKQINSPEIINDLKELAPELIVSIRFGGILKEKVINIPTKGIINLHSGILPKYKGVMATFWAMKNNDNKVGTTLHTIDDGSIDTGKIIKTSTALVNREKSYLWHVLELYKQGATDILAAIETLENDELLCSQPQEKSASYFTFPNENECLDFERSGFKIIDEQEYIEFMQQYYL comes from the coding sequence ATGAAAATTTTATTTTTGGCTAATAAAGATTTAGCGAGTAATTTTGCACTGAATAAACTGCTACCAGAGGTCTGTAAACACCATGACGTTCATCTGTGGTTATCAGAAAAAGTAGGCAAAAGCAGTGTGATACCAACGCCATTAAAGACGCTGAAGTTTTTCGAGCAAGACTTGTTTAACCAATTGCTAAGTCCGCTAATTCCTAATACTAAAAGTAATAACAATACCTATAAAAATTTTGATGGCTTTAGTGTCTTTTTAAATTCAGCGATTCGAGACGTCAAGCAAATTAATTCGCCTGAGATAATTAATGATTTGAAAGAGTTAGCGCCTGAACTTATTGTTTCGATACGCTTTGGTGGCATTCTAAAAGAAAAGGTTATTAATATTCCTACCAAAGGCATTATTAATCTGCATTCTGGCATATTACCTAAGTATAAAGGCGTGATGGCGACGTTTTGGGCAATGAAAAATAACGACAATAAAGTAGGTACTACACTGCACACCATTGACGATGGTTCGATAGATACAGGAAAAATAATCAAGACTTCTACCGCACTAGTTAATAGAGAGAAATCTTATTTATGGCATGTGCTTGAGCTTTATAAGCAAGGTGCAACCGATATATTAGCGGCTATTGAAACACTTGAAAATGACGAATTACTTTGTTCTCAGCCACAAGAAAAGAGTGCTAGCTATTTTACCTTTCCAAATGAAAATGAATGTCTAGACTTTGAACGAAGTGGTTTTAAAATCATTGATGAACAAGAGTACATTGAATTTATGCAACAATATTACTTGTAA
- a CDS encoding MYG1 family protein, protein MNDITIATHNGNFHADDVFSIAALKHIFPNFNLIRTRNLEVIGKADLVIDVGGEYNADAGRFDHHQRGGAGERENGIPYSSFGLVWQKYGLEICQGNQDVANAVDAGLVSTIDAIDCGYTEGASKGINQGISLSQTISMFNPTWQEDNHFDSCFDEAVEFATRILTRFIASANGGISAKEIVAKAIENAEDPRVIVLDKYTPWKRTVHALSAQALYMVYPSGSGPWRIQTVPVEPGSFEDRKSLPQAWAGLSDDALKAVTGIDDAMFCHNGLFIAGAETFESTMKMAAIALQEE, encoded by the coding sequence ATGAATGATATAACTATAGCAACTCACAACGGTAATTTTCATGCAGATGACGTATTTAGTATCGCTGCTCTTAAACACATTTTTCCTAACTTTAACCTCATACGCACGCGCAATTTAGAGGTTATCGGTAAAGCAGATCTTGTTATTGATGTTGGTGGTGAATATAACGCAGATGCAGGTCGATTCGATCACCATCAGCGTGGTGGTGCCGGTGAGCGCGAAAATGGAATTCCTTATTCTTCATTTGGCTTGGTTTGGCAGAAATATGGCTTAGAAATATGTCAGGGTAACCAAGACGTTGCAAACGCTGTTGATGCAGGGCTAGTTTCAACAATTGACGCTATTGATTGTGGCTATACAGAAGGCGCTTCTAAAGGTATAAACCAAGGTATTAGCCTTAGCCAAACGATTTCAATGTTCAACCCTACTTGGCAAGAAGATAATCACTTTGATAGCTGTTTTGATGAGGCGGTTGAGTTTGCGACACGTATTTTGACACGGTTTATTGCCTCTGCAAATGGCGGAATTAGTGCAAAAGAAATTGTCGCTAAAGCGATTGAGAATGCAGAAGACCCAAGAGTGATTGTTTTAGATAAATATACGCCATGGAAAAGAACCGTTCATGCTCTGTCTGCACAAGCTTTATATATGGTTTATCCTTCTGGCTCTGGTCCTTGGAGAATTCAAACAGTGCCTGTTGAACCGGGTTCATTCGAAGATAGAAAATCACTACCTCAAGCATGGGCTGGCTTATCTGATGATGCGCTAAAAGCCGTAACCGGTATTGACGATGCAATGTTCTGTCATAATGGCCTGTTCATAGCCGGAGCTGAGACTTTTGAAAGTACTATGAAAATGGCTGCTATTGCATTGCAAGAAGAATAA
- a CDS encoding YgaP family membrane protein produces MTKNDALRLIAGTMILISLILTVTLSINWLWFTAFIAVNLIQSSFTKWCPMMVLLKKIGLKD; encoded by the coding sequence ATGACTAAGAACGATGCATTAAGACTAATAGCGGGCACGATGATACTTATTTCACTTATTTTAACCGTAACATTATCAATAAACTGGTTATGGTTTACTGCTTTTATTGCGGTCAACTTAATACAGTCATCATTTACTAAATGGTGCCCAATGATGGTCTTATTAAAAAAAATAGGCCTAAAAGATTAA
- a CDS encoding VOC family protein: MLSYATIGVTDLEKSEAFYNELLAPIGAKTLIKMERIIFIGKSMKEPMLAICVPYNEAPQNCGNGNMLAIAPGSKEQCDEMYHKAIALGATCDGEPGQRIPDVFYGAYFRDLDGNKIVFNHFG; this comes from the coding sequence ATGCTTAGCTATGCCACCATCGGTGTAACCGATTTAGAAAAATCAGAAGCCTTTTATAATGAACTCTTGGCACCTATAGGCGCTAAAACGTTAATAAAAATGGAGCGCATTATATTTATTGGTAAAAGTATGAAAGAGCCTATGCTCGCTATTTGTGTACCTTATAACGAAGCGCCTCAAAACTGTGGCAACGGCAATATGCTTGCTATTGCACCGGGCTCAAAAGAGCAGTGTGATGAAATGTATCATAAAGCCATTGCCTTAGGTGCGACTTGTGATGGAGAACCAGGGCAGCGTATACCCGACGTATTTTATGGTGCTTACTTTCGTGATTTAGATGGTAACAAAATCGTTTTTAATCATTTTGGTTAA
- a CDS encoding alpha/beta hydrolase family protein has product MYVVGASYGGYAAAMAAVKTPDLFRCAVSFAGVSDLRNIVFKSRYYTNKKFVEHQMGKDVDNLIARSPFYQAKRINIPMLLLHGASDTVVNVRQSQRFYQKLLDLNKPVEYIELADGDHYLSIQRNRHKAFTAIDEFFKQHLVSPK; this is encoded by the coding sequence ATGTATGTTGTTGGCGCAAGTTATGGTGGTTATGCGGCGGCCATGGCAGCGGTAAAAACACCTGACTTATTTAGGTGCGCCGTCAGTTTTGCCGGAGTGAGCGACCTTCGAAATATTGTTTTTAAGAGTCGTTACTACACTAATAAGAAATTTGTAGAACACCAAATGGGTAAAGATGTTGACAACTTAATTGCCCGTTCACCCTTTTATCAGGCCAAGCGAATTAATATACCTATGTTATTACTCCATGGTGCCAGCGATACCGTGGTTAATGTTCGTCAAAGCCAAAGATTTTACCAAAAGCTATTAGACTTAAATAAGCCAGTTGAATATATTGAATTGGCAGACGGCGACCACTATTTGTCTATTCAGCGTAATCGACACAAAGCTTTTACAGCCATTGACGAATTTTTTAAACAACATTTAGTCAGCCCAAAGTGA